Part of the Ignatzschineria larvae DSM 13226 genome, CGCAACCTTAGGGTAAACTATAGGTAGAATCTGATAATGAGATTTTGTATCTGACCATTAATCTGTTCTATTTAGTTCTATTTATAGTTTATAAGTACAATAATTAGATTGAAAAAGCCACTTTTCTATATAAAGTGGCTTTTTTGTTACTGCTGATATGTCCTAAATAACGTTGACAAATTTTTCAGTCCTAATAGGAGAAGTTAGATGCTACTTAAATACCACTATTGAGGCGTTTTAATAATTCAATCGCTTGTTCTTGTGGATAGTTTGTCATGATATTTAAGGCTCTAGGCGCAAAGCGGTCACCTTTCATTGCTGCTTGTTGGAATAAGTTATAAGCTTTAGTGTAATCGGCAGGAAAATCCGGGGTGTTTTGTGTATAGAGTAATCCTAGACGATAAGCAGCGTGAGGTTGTTCATTAGCTGCAAGTTCGTAAAATTGGGCTGCAACAGGGATATTAGCAATGGTGCCTTGTCCTGTTTCAAACATATTTCCAGCATTAAGTGCTGCAAGAGTATTGCCTGCTTTCGCTGCTTGTTGGAAGTAGGATAGTGCTGTTTCTGGATTTTTTGCACTACCTTGACCGCTATAATAAGTCATCCCAAGATTATAGAGCGCGTTGGCATTACCTTGCTTCGCTGCTAATTCCCAATAGCGTTTTGCTTGATTCATATCTTGAGGGACTTCGGCACCTTGAGCGTATTTATTGCCAAGATAATATTGTGCGTATTGATCGCCTTTTTGGGCGAGCTCATTCAATTGGCTTGTGCCTAATGTCC contains:
- a CDS encoding tetratricopeptide repeat protein; translation: MLKHTFLATSLALILTGCLATTSRESAQPQIITPGHIEMVRTLGTSQLNELAQKGDQYAQYYLGNKYAQGAEVPQDMNQAKRYWELAAKQGNANALYNLGMTYYSGQGSAKNPETALSYFQQAAKAGNTLAALNAGNMFETGQGTIANIPVAAQFYELAANEQPHAAYRLGLLYTQNTPDFPADYTKAYNLFQQAAMKGDRFAPRALNIMTNYPQEQAIELLKRLNSGI